In one Lentimicrobiaceae bacterium genomic region, the following are encoded:
- the rsgA gene encoding ribosome small subunit-dependent GTPase A, which translates to MELEDFGYNDKLEKLRIENNLKDFEIGRIVSEHKERYIVKTGKGELEAEVTGNLRFSAKSREDFPAVGDWVTLTTYDSDFGIIHKILSRFSVIKRQAVGQFGEIQIIATNIDYAFIIQAVDRDFNINRLERYLTICNSSKVSPIIILSKIDLINEHQVSEILKNIKARIKNVPIIAISNKSQDGYDTIKKTIEKGKTYCMLGSSGVGKSTLINNLSGKTIMQTDTISQATNKGRHVTSHRELIILENGGILVDNPGMREVGIADSTSGLEITFDMIVGFSQNCKFKNCSHTNEIGCSVLEAVEKGEIDKASYENYLKMEREKAYFESTVAERQKKDKDFGKMLKNYKKDMNKNKY; encoded by the coding sequence ATGGAATTAGAAGATTTTGGATATAATGATAAACTCGAAAAGTTAAGGATTGAGAATAACCTTAAAGACTTTGAGATTGGCAGGATCGTTTCGGAACATAAAGAAAGATATATTGTTAAGACAGGAAAAGGAGAATTAGAAGCAGAGGTAACAGGAAATTTGCGATTTTCAGCAAAGAGTCGTGAAGATTTTCCCGCAGTAGGCGATTGGGTTACATTGACAACTTATGATTCTGATTTTGGAATAATTCACAAGATTTTATCTAGATTTTCAGTTATTAAAAGACAAGCAGTAGGCCAATTTGGAGAGATTCAGATAATAGCAACAAATATTGATTACGCCTTTATAATCCAGGCTGTTGACAGGGATTTTAATATCAACAGGCTTGAAAGATATCTTACCATATGCAATTCATCAAAGGTAAGCCCCATTATAATACTCAGTAAGATTGATTTAATAAATGAGCATCAGGTTTCTGAAATATTGAAGAATATAAAAGCTCGGATTAAAAATGTTCCGATTATTGCAATAAGTAACAAATCACAGGATGGATACGACACAATAAAAAAGACTATTGAAAAAGGGAAAACATATTGCATGCTTGGTTCTTCAGGTGTTGGAAAATCCACACTAATCAATAATCTTTCAGGTAAAACCATCATGCAAACTGATACAATAAGCCAGGCTACAAACAAGGGGAGACACGTTACAAGTCACAGAGAATTGATTATCCTGGAAAATGGCGGAATATTAGTTGACAATCCTGGGATGAGAGAAGTAGGTATTGCCGATTCAACAAGTGGATTAGAAATCACATTCGACATGATTGTCGGCTTTTCTCAAAATTGCAAGTTCAAAAATTGTAGCCACACAAACGAGATTGGATGTTCGGTTCTTGAAGCCGTTGAAAAAGGAGAAATAGACAAAGCTTCCTACGAAAATTACTTAAAAATGGAAAGAGAAAAAGCTTATTTTGAATCAACGGTTGCTGAAAGACAAAAAAAAGATAAAGACTTCGGAAAAATGCTAAAGAACTATAAAAAAGACATGAACAAAAATAAATACTAA
- a CDS encoding S41 family peptidase encodes MNRLVLILLLISTLKIQAQQTENSNIYLMDFDYFIENLIATHPDPFTAFGNEIGFYGEKQKIKEEIKKISTDDEFVFILNKFVSRLEDGHTFINKSSKSKNSEVKNLPVSFKVASDKLFVQNTTKEYKSLIGKPVVSINNIPIDSLLAKVKLYYPTENISGSYFNLINILKSNVSAQEFFDDNLNTLKLTFKGADSVQSVVISYVDTLNWLTQESSVTIPNQNGWINCSMIGKDKKIAYFQWNSMVSRELLEHIVQENPKNIEGSLQWIYGGMLRDKRTGDVKKDINQIPAVYEQFYLMLQEMKVKGSKYLIIDLRNNNGGYTSLTEPLLYILFGEKYLNFDFNAEYIVKMSPLFLRKYGITIDQYNNSNNTDYMIGDYISSDFGNIQGNSHAEKVEHVENGYYGFGKDFVRKSINLNCKPQIVILTSINTFSAAYHFTYFLKRIGNTKIIGVAPRQAGNSFMESTPFELPNTKITGSISNSVQILYKKDTETGKLLHPDFEMTWKEFSEYQFNKDAEVLKAIELIETEKINTR; translated from the coding sequence ATGAATAGACTTGTTTTAATATTATTATTGATTTCCACACTTAAGATTCAAGCACAACAAACAGAAAATTCAAATATATATTTGATGGACTTTGATTATTTTATCGAAAATCTGATTGCAACGCATCCGGATCCATTTACGGCTTTTGGAAATGAAATCGGATTTTATGGTGAAAAGCAAAAAATCAAGGAAGAAATAAAAAAAATATCTACGGATGATGAGTTCGTTTTTATACTGAACAAGTTTGTTTCCAGACTTGAAGATGGCCATACTTTCATAAATAAATCCTCAAAATCGAAAAACTCTGAAGTAAAAAATCTACCTGTTAGTTTTAAAGTGGCCTCAGATAAATTGTTTGTGCAAAACACTACAAAAGAATATAAATCTCTTATTGGCAAACCTGTAGTTTCAATTAATAATATTCCAATTGACTCACTTCTGGCAAAAGTGAAGCTATATTATCCAACAGAAAATATTTCAGGAAGTTACTTTAACCTAATAAATATCCTCAAAAGTAATGTATCAGCACAAGAGTTTTTTGATGACAATTTAAATACGCTCAAATTGACTTTTAAAGGAGCTGATTCTGTTCAATCCGTTGTAATTTCATATGTTGATACACTAAATTGGCTTACACAAGAATCTTCGGTTACCATTCCCAACCAAAATGGTTGGATAAATTGTTCTATGATTGGGAAAGACAAGAAGATTGCCTATTTTCAATGGAATAGTATGGTCAGTAGGGAATTATTAGAACATATAGTTCAAGAAAACCCCAAAAACATTGAAGGAAGCCTACAATGGATTTATGGAGGTATGTTAAGAGATAAAAGAACTGGCGATGTTAAAAAAGATATAAACCAAATTCCTGCGGTTTATGAGCAATTTTACCTAATGCTACAAGAAATGAAAGTGAAAGGCTCAAAATACCTTATAATTGACTTACGAAATAACAATGGGGGTTATACATCATTAACTGAACCACTGCTTTACATTTTATTTGGTGAAAAATATTTAAATTTTGACTTTAATGCAGAATATATTGTTAAAATGTCGCCTCTCTTTTTGCGAAAATATGGAATCACAATTGACCAATACAACAACAGCAATAATACTGATTACATGATTGGAGATTATATTTCATCAGATTTTGGAAATATTCAAGGTAATTCTCATGCTGAAAAGGTGGAACACGTTGAAAACGGATATTATGGATTCGGTAAGGATTTTGTGAGAAAATCTATCAATCTTAATTGTAAACCGCAAATTGTTATACTTACATCTATCAACACTTTTAGTGCTGCTTATCATTTCACATACTTCCTAAAAAGAATTGGAAATACAAAAATCATTGGAGTTGCACCAAGACAAGCAGGAAATTCATTTATGGAAAGCACACCATTCGAATTACCAAATACAAAAATAACAGGGAGCATTTCAAACTCAGTACAAATTCTTTATAAGAAGGATACAGAGACCGGTAAACTTTTGCATCCTGACTTTGAAATGACCTGGAAGGAGTTTAGTGAATATCAATTTAACAAAGATGCAGAAGTACTAAAGGCTATTGAATTAATTGAGACAGAAAAGATAAACACTCGCTAA
- a CDS encoding class I SAM-dependent methyltransferase, with amino-acid sequence MKETIKFDKVADIYDFYVNVDFDLPFFLKETGGVKSEILELMCGTGRVSIPLLESGRQMTCIDYSKGMLEAFEQKIKNKNYPVNLFQMDITNLDLNKKYGLIILPFHSITEIIATELQIKALQSISLHLDKNGIFILTLQNPKTRLKLADGILRTMGKFPIGKNRQMIISYMNQYSESDKIVSGFQFYEIFDSTNTMVEKRFLEINFKPITNSELRDMIKTTGLEVVEMFGDYSYSNFDEETSNFMIYKMIKK; translated from the coding sequence ATGAAAGAGACAATAAAGTTTGATAAAGTTGCCGATATATACGATTTCTACGTCAATGTTGATTTTGATTTACCTTTTTTCCTAAAAGAGACCGGAGGTGTTAAAAGTGAGATATTGGAATTAATGTGTGGAACAGGGCGGGTATCAATTCCGCTGCTTGAATCCGGAAGACAAATGACCTGCATTGATTATTCAAAAGGAATGTTAGAAGCATTTGAGCAAAAAATTAAAAACAAAAATTATCCGGTCAATTTATTTCAAATGGATATAACAAACCTGGATTTAAATAAAAAATATGGTTTGATAATATTGCCATTTCATTCAATAACTGAGATAATAGCAACTGAATTGCAGATAAAAGCATTACAATCAATCTCCTTACATCTTGACAAAAACGGAATTTTTATTTTAACACTTCAAAATCCCAAAACCCGACTAAAATTAGCAGACGGGATCCTAAGGACAATGGGAAAATTTCCCATTGGTAAAAATAGACAAATGATTATTTCATATATGAATCAATACAGCGAATCAGACAAGATAGTTTCAGGATTTCAATTCTATGAAATATTTGATTCGACAAATACTATGGTTGAAAAAAGATTTCTGGAGATAAATTTTAAGCCAATAACTAATTCAGAATTAAGGGATATGATTAAGACAACCGGATTAGAAGTAGTTGAAATGTTTGGAGATTACTCCTATAGTAATTTTGACGAAGAGACAAGTAACTTTATGATTTATAAAATGATAAAAAAATAA
- a CDS encoding nucleotidyltransferase family protein, whose amino-acid sequence MKTLQEIKNTLGSHKIRLFHDYSLKSMAIFGSYSRREQKDSSDLDILVEFSDRIGVKFIDLAEELENIVGLKVDLVSKNGIKEKYLKSIDSDLIYV is encoded by the coding sequence ATGAAAACATTACAAGAAATAAAAAACACTTTGGGTAGTCATAAAATAAGATTGTTTCATGATTATTCATTAAAATCAATGGCAATTTTTGGCTCTTATTCTCGTAGAGAACAAAAAGACTCAAGTGATTTGGATATTCTTGTTGAATTTTCCGACAGAATTGGTGTGAAATTTATTGATTTAGCCGAAGAACTAGAAAATATTGTTGGATTGAAGGTGGATTTAGTTTCAAAAAATGGGATTAAGGAAAAGTATTTAAAATCAATTGATTCAGATTTGATATATGTCTAA
- a CDS encoding S41 family peptidase: MKRILLLFSCISMLYGVNLQAQDRSNNLTDGEKAYVLSKFCTEVKYNYVFYNYLTFDWDSLCLATLPTLLATKSKDEYAHELQRLCTKLQDGHTSIYEDNSDNNLDWIKPFPIKTKRIGDRVFVTTVLSTNFQKQGVEIGSEIIKIDGLDVMEYVNRYKRPYTSSSTPQWLDYSPYAGFELTKEKGSKISKISFKNRDGKAFTVESHRNINWDIDANAIFDYKTIEGNVGLLKINTFIGNDFKKEFDALYQNIKKTDALIIDLRDNMGGNSGNADYIISHLSITPAKMGNWSSRMYIAAHGSWGYPQEWYMETPDDLTPMNKENVYTKPVIVLVNAVTFSSAENFCVTFRGIKRGEIIGTPTGGSTGNPIHIELGYGIFAQICTKNEWDVDGNKFIGVGIRPDVEVKESVDTFLKGKDMVVGEALKQIGKNKK; the protein is encoded by the coding sequence ATGAAAAGAATCCTTCTACTGTTCTCCTGCATATCAATGTTGTATGGTGTGAATTTACAAGCACAAGACAGATCAAACAACCTGACAGATGGGGAGAAAGCCTATGTCTTGTCAAAATTTTGTACAGAAGTGAAATATAATTATGTATTCTATAACTATTTGACTTTCGACTGGGACAGTCTCTGTTTGGCCACACTGCCCACACTTTTAGCTACAAAATCTAAGGATGAATATGCTCACGAGCTACAACGCTTGTGTACCAAATTGCAAGACGGACACACTTCCATATATGAGGATAATTCGGATAATAACTTGGATTGGATAAAGCCTTTTCCCATCAAGACTAAACGGATAGGTGACCGCGTTTTTGTAACAACCGTGTTAAGTACCAATTTCCAAAAACAAGGCGTTGAAATAGGAAGTGAAATCATAAAAATAGACGGATTAGATGTTATGGAGTATGTAAATCGCTATAAACGCCCCTACACATCATCATCCACCCCGCAATGGTTGGATTATTCGCCTTATGCAGGCTTTGAACTGACGAAGGAGAAGGGTTCAAAAATATCAAAAATTTCATTTAAAAATCGGGACGGTAAAGCCTTTACAGTTGAAAGCCATCGGAACATAAACTGGGATATAGACGCTAATGCGATATTTGATTATAAAACGATAGAAGGTAATGTGGGGTTGTTGAAAATAAATACCTTCATTGGCAATGACTTTAAAAAAGAATTTGATGCGCTATATCAAAACATCAAGAAAACCGATGCTTTGATTATAGATTTGAGGGATAATATGGGCGGGAACTCTGGTAATGCAGATTATATCATTAGCCATTTGTCCATCACGCCTGCAAAGATGGGCAATTGGAGTAGCCGTATGTACATTGCCGCACATGGTTCGTGGGGATATCCGCAAGAGTGGTATATGGAAACGCCGGATGATTTGACACCCATGAATAAAGAAAATGTATATACCAAACCGGTAATAGTGTTGGTAAATGCCGTGACATTCTCATCTGCCGAAAATTTTTGTGTGACTTTTCGTGGTATTAAAAGAGGAGAAATTATAGGAACGCCCACAGGAGGAAGCACTGGCAACCCCATCCACATAGAACTTGGTTATGGGATTTTTGCTCAGATTTGTACTAAAAACGAATGGGATGTGGACGGAAATAAGTTTATTGGCGTTGGAATAAGACCTGATGTAGAAGTAAAGGAAAGCGTGGATACATTTTTGAAAGGAAAAGATATGGTGGTAGGGGAAGCATTGAAACAGATTGGAAAGAATAAAAAATAA
- a CDS encoding DUF86 domain-containing protein yields the protein MSKRDTLLLLDDMLQSAQKIKRYTKDIDYGSFLADDKTIDAVVRNFEIIGEAANHIDPDFRDSNPQIEWKRIRGFRNRIVHDYFGVDYEIVWSIVETYLDEMIDRLDTIFEDNKAT from the coding sequence ATGTCTAAGCGTGATACTTTATTGTTGTTAGATGATATGTTGCAATCGGCGCAAAAGATTAAGCGATATACAAAAGACATTGATTATGGTTCATTTTTAGCTGATGATAAGACTATTGACGCTGTAGTTCGGAATTTTGAAATAATTGGAGAAGCTGCCAATCACATTGACCCGGATTTTAGAGATTCAAATCCACAGATTGAATGGAAAAGAATACGCGGGTTTCGTAATCGGATTGTTCACGATTATTTTGGGGTTGATTATGAAATTGTTTGGAGCATTGTAGAAACGTATTTAGATGAAATGATAGATCGGTTGGATACGATATTTGAAGATAATAAAGCCACATAG